The following are from one region of the Physeter macrocephalus isolate SW-GA unplaced genomic scaffold, ASM283717v5 random_277, whole genome shotgun sequence genome:
- the LOC114485034 gene encoding brain-specific angiogenesis inhibitor 1-associated protein 2-like has protein sequence MSLSRSEEMHRLTENVYKTIMEQFNPSLRNFIAMGKNYEKALAGVTYAAKGYFDALVKMGELASESQGSKELGKTLKCGRDPRSP, from the exons ATGTCGCTCTCTCGGTCGGAGGAGATGCATCGGCTCACGGAAAATGTCTACAAG ACCATCATGGAGCAGTTCAACCCCAGCCTGCGGAACTTTATCGCCATGGGCAAGAACTACGAGAAGGCGCTGGCAG gTGTGACGTATGCTGCCAAAGGTTATTTCGACGCCCTGGTGAAGATGGGCGAGCTGGCTAGCGAGAGCCAGGGCTCCAAAGAACTCGGTAAGACCCTTAAATGTGGCAGAGACCCCAGAAGTCCCTGA